Genomic DNA from Synergistaceae bacterium:
CGCTTCTTTGGGAGAATACTGCCACGCTATCTCAAGCGTCGTTGGGTCGAATTCGAGGATGCGCGAATAATCACGGCGTACATTCGCCGTTCCGTACTTCGAGACGGAGTTCGGCGCTCCATACCCCGCCCAGCCTCCGTTGTCATAGACGAGAAAATTTCCCTCTCCTGGAAGTCCCTTTTGGATGAGGTGCAGATGGTGCTGGCCTATGATCTGCCCAAGAGCGCCCCCGGTTTTCTCGAAGTCAGGACCCACGCGCCACACTATTTTCCCCGTCTTTTTGTCGATGATCGCCATCACGTTCGCGTTCCGGCCATCCCACACGATATTGTCCGGGTGAAAGCGGCCGTCCCCGGCGTCGTACCACTTATTTGGGCCAAGCCTGTTGATGTTATTGATCGCGAGCCAAAACCCCTGCCCGCCGTGCGCCACGTCGGAAGACGGAAGCCGGTATAGAACATTCTTCGCCGCCTCGTCGAAACCCAATTCGTCGAAATGCTCATTCGCGTTCCACTGCCAGACGATCTCTCCATCCCATGTGACCTCGATTATGGAGCTGTCGAGCAGCACTTTGTCCGATACGTGAGGATTGAACACGTTCCGCGTGACGATCATCAGCGTATTGCCGCCATCCGCGCGCGGCGCGCCTCCAGGCGAGTAATATCCGGTCGCGGAGCCCTCCCTCTGGTAATCGTGATTCTGCCTGGCGATCCACTTTGGGGGCCTGCCGGCGTCGGCGACGTATTCGAACCTGTCGAACTTCCAGACGATGTTTCCATTCCAATCCACCTGAACGAGGTCCAGGTTGTCGAACGTGTGACAAGCCGGGGCGCGTTCACCGGTGCTGCCCATCACGTAACCTCCAGGCAAAATTTTGGGAGGATCGCCCTTGAGTCCGCGCCAAACGCGAACTTCTTTCCCGTTCATGTCCATGAGGATCACGCCCTTGGCAGACGGCAGAACAGTGTAACCGCTCCAGGCGGCGTCCTTGTCGTAAATAGTCACTCCGGTCGGATAAATTGTCGGATGGCCCATCTCATACCTCCTCAAACATATTAATCATTTCACGCCATACCTTTTCAGTGCGGTGCTCCCGAAAAGCCTGAGCAGTCTATCGGAGAAATATCCCGACAACCCCAGGGTCAGTATGCCGACGAAGATCCAGTCTGTCCGAAAGTAAAGGCGCGACGTGTAGATCAGGTAGCCTATTCCGCTCTGCGCGGCCAGCATTTCCGCCGCGACGATCGAAACGATCGCCCCGGAAAGCCCAAGCCGTATGCCGGTGAATATGGATGGCGCCGAGGCGGGGACGGTCACGGTGTAGAAAATCTGAAATGGGGAGGCTCCTTGAGACTGAGCGACCCGCGTTTTTATCTTATCGATGCTGACAACGCCCGCAATAGTGTTGATGGTAACCGGAAAGATCGTCGCGTACACGATGATGGCGATTTTCGACTCCTCCTCAACGCCAAACCACATCAGAAACAAGGTCAGAAAACCGATGGCCGGCACAAACCGGAAAAAATTCACGAACGGCTCAAAAATCTCTCTGACGAGGGCAAATTGCCCAACGGCCAACCCGATGGGGATTGCGCACACTATCCCGATACTCCAGCCCGCGAATATTCTCATGAAGCTGATCGCGACGTAATCGAGTAACACTCCGTTCTTGAGGATCTCCCACCCCCCTATCAAAGTCCGCGCCGGTCCCGGCAAAAAATTGGCGTCGTTGTACATCGAAGCCGCCTGCCATACCGCCAACAGCAACGCGAACGTCACGATTCCCTTTTTCAACAAAAAACCGATAATTTTATTTCCTCTGTT
This window encodes:
- a CDS encoding aryl-sulfate sulfotransferase; translated protein: MGHPTIYPTGVTIYDKDAAWSGYTVLPSAKGVILMDMNGKEVRVWRGLKGDPPKILPGGYVMGSTGERAPACHTFDNLDLVQVDWNGNIVWKFDRFEYVADAGRPPKWIARQNHDYQREGSATGYYSPGGAPRADGGNTLMIVTRNVFNPHVSDKVLLDSSIIEVTWDGEIVWQWNANEHFDELGFDEAAKNVLYRLPSSDVAHGGQGFWLAINNINRLGPNKWYDAGDGRFHPDNIVWDGRNANVMAIIDKKTGKIVWRVGPDFEKTGGALGQIIGQHHLHLIQKGLPGEGNFLVYDNGGWAGYGAPNSVSKYGTANVRRDYSRILEFDPTTLEIAWQYSPKEAGHIHPLDSYKFYTSFVSSAQRLPNGNTLITEGRDGRLFEVTPEHKTVWEYVSPYFRTITRGRDGILVNNMTYRAYRVPYGWIPQLDPPDENSIEAPNVSEFRVPGAPLGPGGKVTKVEGVAGGSEKLVADPFRELSPSGAAELSNFCVVDFEKVVDFEKFEK
- a CDS encoding ABC transporter permease — translated: MRAGGDMALQGKNRGNKIIGFLLKKGIVTFALLLAVWQAASMYNDANFLPGPARTLIGGWEILKNGVLLDYVAISFMRIFAGWSIGIVCAIPIGLAVGQFALVREIFEPFVNFFRFVPAIGFLTLFLMWFGVEEESKIAIIVYATIFPVTINTIAGVVSIDKIKTRVAQSQGASPFQIFYTVTVPASAPSIFTGIRLGLSGAIVSIVAAEMLAAQSGIGYLIYTSRLYFRTDWIFVGILTLGLSGYFSDRLLRLFGSTALKRYGVK